The following nucleotide sequence is from Saccharothrix texasensis.
GATCGCGCCCACCACCCGCCTCCACCACGCCTGGTTGGCGGCCCGGGACGACTGGGGCCCGGGCGTCCACGAGGACGGCTTCGGCCTGCACCCGTCCGACGAGGTCGACTCACCCCCGGGCTTCGCCGCCTGGGTGGCGCGCCTCACCGACGTGCCCGGCTCGGTGTGCCGCTGGATCGTCGAGGGCGACCGCGTGCTCGGTGGCATCGCGCTGCGGCTCGGTCCCGCCGACCACGTGCGGGTCTTCGGCCACATCGGCTACGGCATCCGCCCGTCCGCTCGGGGGCGGGGTCTGGCCACCTGGGCCTTGGGCCGCATGCTGGTCGAGGCCGGCTCGCTCGGCCTGACCGAGGTGCTGCTGGTCTGCGAAGACCACAACACCGCGTCCGTGAAGACGATCGAGCGCAACGGCGGCACCTTCGACGGCGTCCAGTCCACCGACCTCGGCCCCCTGCGCCGCTACCTGATCACCCTCCGCTGACCTCTCCCCGATGCCCCTGCCCTCTCCTCGCCCTTCCGGCCCTCGA
It contains:
- a CDS encoding GNAT family N-acetyltransferase — encoded protein: MTDHPRAEPALIAPTTRLHHAWLAARDDWGPGVHEDGFGLHPSDEVDSPPGFAAWVARLTDVPGSVCRWIVEGDRVLGGIALRLGPADHVRVFGHIGYGIRPSARGRGLATWALGRMLVEAGSLGLTEVLLVCEDHNTASVKTIERNGGTFDGVQSTDLGPLRRYLITLR